Below is a genomic region from Echinicola rosea.
TGTTAGTTTCAGACCAAAGGAAAATTCTCTTCAATAGCTCATGGGCATTTTGCCTGTATATGCTTCTCGCCTCCATAGGCCTTACAAGTTGGCTGGGGGGACAAGGATTGGCAATAAGTATGTTGTCCACCGAATTTGTCATATTTATACTTTGCTCATGGTTATTACACAAAAATATTCCCAACATCTTTAATGGATTTTATAAAAGAGCCTTCAGTAGCCATCATACTGGTTAATTGGAATGGCTATGAACTTACCAAAGTATGCATTCATTCTTTGTTTAGAATGGGTTACCAAAATTATCATGTAGTTTTGGTGGATAATGCGTCACCTGACGGTTCTGGGCCGAGGATCAGGGATGCTTTCAAGGATAAGATAACGTATATCCAGAACGAAAAGAATCTCGGATTTAGCGGAGGAAACAATACCGGTATCCGATATGCCTTGGAGAAGGGCTTTGATTATATTTTGGAATTAAACAATGATACGGAGGTTGAGCCTGATTTTCTCACACGGTTGGTAGATTCCATTGATGATCGACCGGAATTTGGTGCCGCTCAACCCGTCATGACTTATACTTCAGAGAAGGAAAAAGTATGGAATGCCGGGGGAATTTATTGGCCGGTACTAGGGCTCTCGTTTACCCGTAATAAAAACAGACCCGTGTACCAAGCAATGAATAGCAAGGAAACAGACTGGATTACGGGGTGTTGTTTTCTGATTAAAACTGAAGTATTGCAAAAGGTTGGTTTTCTTAAAGAAGTCTTCTTTTTTGGCTCTTTCGAGGATGTGGATATGTCCTTGAGGATAAAGCAAGAAGGATATAAACTATGGTACGAGTGTACTTCAAAAATATACCATTCGGTGGGCCAATCCTCAAAGTCCAAAACGAAAGGCAAGGAAGGCTACCTGAATCCCATGCTTCACTATTTAGTGAATCGCAACCAGTTGTTCTTTATCAGGATGCATGTAAAATGGTGGTTTTTGCCGTTGGCGTATGCTGTCCAGGCTGGTAAGATGCTGGCTTTTACATTATATTTTATCGTTCGAGGAAGATTTGGAAAACTCAGGCACGCTTGGAGGGGTTTTTTTCATGGAATTATTAAAAATTATGAAGATAGATAGCAATAGAATTTTAGACAGTAAAGAAGAATTCAAAAAAGGAAATCCATTTCCACACCTTATTTTAGATGATTTTTTAGATGAAACATTTGCCCAGAAACTATCGGCAGAATTTCCGCTCATTGGGGACAATGGTCTTTTCCAGTATGACAATCCACTAGAACTTAAATCTGCATTGAATGATTGGAATAAATTTCCACAACATACCTACACTTTTTTTAGACACCTTTGTTCAGATAAAGTGGTAAACCATTTCAGTGAGCTGGTGGGAGTACAGTTATTTGCTGATCCAGGCCTACACGGTGGAGGCTGGCATTTGCATCAAAATGGAGGAAGGCTAAATCCCCATTTGGATTATAACATCCATCCCAAAGTAGGGTTACAGCGAAAACTGAACCTGATCATTTATCTTCCAGAGACTTGGGAAGAACACTGGGGAGGGCATTTTGGCTTGTGGAGCCATGATCCGGAAACTGACGGTCCTAAAAAGCTAGAAAAAGAAGTTGCCATTAAATTTAACAGAGCAGTGCTTTTTGATACCACACACCATTCATGGCATGGATTAAGCCAAGCGGTAAATACTCCAAACGGAGAAGTAAGAAAATCACTGGCCATTTACTATTTATGCGAGCCCCCCAAAGGCACAGAGAATCGCCAACGGGCACTTTACGCACCAAATGAAAGCCAAAAAGGTGATGAAAAAATTGCCGAGCTGATCAAGAAAAGAGCCGATAATGTGCAGTACAATACTTCTTATATTGTAAAAGATGAAAAGAAATAGAGTCTAGATATTTCCATTTTAGGGTGTCCGAAATTTAAACGCTAATCTCCGCCTAGCCCGTGTTATTTATACTCGTTCTAGCTTTTGTAATTCCCCTCTTTCTATTTTGCTTTGATAAAATCATTTTCAAAGGGAAATGGGAGTGGGTTATAATATTTGGCTGTTTTTACCTCCCCTTATATACAACAATATTAAGTATTGTATGGAAAACTACTCATAACGTTTGGCTGGTAAAATCTTTTCAAGGACTGAAAGAATTAGTGGTGGTATTGGCATTGGTTTCTTTTTTATTTTATGAGCGGAATGTTTTTGTATATCCAATTAGGTTAAGGACAAGTGATAAAGTACTCTTATCCTTTCTTGCCCTCTCGGTTCTATATCTTTTTATTCCTCTTGGAGGAGCTACATTCTTTAGCAAGGCCGTTTATTTAAAAAATATAATGCTTATGGGCGTTTTTTATTTTTTTGGTAGGAATAGCCGGTTTGAAAAAAAAGAGCTTCTATTTTTGTTTAAAGGGATAATGATACTGGCTATCTGTGCATTTTTTCTAAACATAGTGGAAAGC
It encodes:
- a CDS encoding glycosyltransferase family 2 protein, with the protein product MDFIKEPSVAIILVNWNGYELTKVCIHSLFRMGYQNYHVVLVDNASPDGSGPRIRDAFKDKITYIQNEKNLGFSGGNNTGIRYALEKGFDYILELNNDTEVEPDFLTRLVDSIDDRPEFGAAQPVMTYTSEKEKVWNAGGIYWPVLGLSFTRNKNRPVYQAMNSKETDWITGCCFLIKTEVLQKVGFLKEVFFFGSFEDVDMSLRIKQEGYKLWYECTSKIYHSVGQSSKSKTKGKEGYLNPMLHYLVNRNQLFFIRMHVKWWFLPLAYAVQAGKMLAFTLYFIVRGRFGKLRHAWRGFFHGIIKNYEDR
- a CDS encoding 2OG-Fe(II) oxygenase translates to MKIDSNRILDSKEEFKKGNPFPHLILDDFLDETFAQKLSAEFPLIGDNGLFQYDNPLELKSALNDWNKFPQHTYTFFRHLCSDKVVNHFSELVGVQLFADPGLHGGGWHLHQNGGRLNPHLDYNIHPKVGLQRKLNLIIYLPETWEEHWGGHFGLWSHDPETDGPKKLEKEVAIKFNRAVLFDTTHHSWHGLSQAVNTPNGEVRKSLAIYYLCEPPKGTENRQRALYAPNESQKGDEKIAELIKKRADNVQYNTSYIVKDEKK